From the genome of Blautia pseudococcoides, one region includes:
- a CDS encoding sensor histidine kinase gives MDLVMANMLLGVLANAVRFYAIKRFITLFFVNDKCRWNHTWILYVVACCYTSLIYELFKSPAWNVLANLSGLFLVTFPYKVKALKKFFLILIIYIVNIAVDGIVVFSFTKYVLGEPFNQVYGCVTSLIILLISIVLEKTVLPEKDIQLPAFYGVILGIVPVVSILCIYSLTVIEIEQEQVRIIVSSFSSWILLVNIVIFYLYNALKQFYSEKIEKKMFEQMVEVYSYQLDIVQESQERVNALRHDMKHHIIELSSMIKKEDYPEVIRYLKNMEKFMLNPKEHATTGNKAFDGVLNYLLQDVEESLDCVNIKISIPEKNHWTDFSICVILGNLIDNAVREASKSEEKFLEINVQSKKGIILIYIENSYTGEIVEQENKFKTSQKMIAVHGIGLENVKKMVEANGGEISINYENNRFKVEVLLYLSNIK, from the coding sequence TAGTAATGGCTAACATGTTGCTTGGGGTACTGGCAAATGCAGTGCGGTTTTACGCGATAAAACGATTTATAACTCTTTTTTTTGTTAACGATAAGTGCCGCTGGAACCATACCTGGATATTGTATGTGGTTGCCTGCTGTTATACTAGTTTAATCTATGAACTATTTAAATCTCCAGCATGGAATGTTCTAGCAAATTTATCGGGGCTTTTTTTGGTGACGTTCCCATACAAAGTAAAGGCGTTAAAGAAATTTTTTCTTATTTTAATAATTTATATTGTAAATATTGCTGTTGATGGTATTGTAGTTTTTTCATTTACAAAATATGTACTTGGTGAACCTTTTAATCAGGTTTACGGATGCGTTACGAGCCTTATAATATTATTGATCTCAATTGTTCTGGAAAAAACAGTTTTACCGGAAAAAGACATTCAGTTACCTGCGTTTTACGGAGTCATACTGGGAATCGTGCCAGTTGTAAGCATATTATGTATTTATAGTCTCACGGTAATAGAAATAGAACAGGAGCAAGTAAGGATTATTGTCTCTTCTTTTTCTTCTTGGATATTATTGGTGAATATAGTGATATTTTACTTATACAATGCGCTCAAACAATTTTATTCTGAAAAAATTGAAAAGAAAATGTTTGAACAAATGGTGGAAGTATATTCGTATCAACTTGATATAGTACAGGAATCGCAGGAACGGGTAAATGCTTTGCGGCATGATATGAAGCACCATATTATTGAATTATCATCTATGATAAAAAAGGAAGATTATCCTGAAGTAATAAGATACTTAAAAAATATGGAAAAATTTATGTTAAATCCAAAAGAACATGCAACAACAGGAAATAAAGCATTTGATGGTGTATTAAATTACTTGCTACAAGATGTAGAAGAGAGTCTTGATTGTGTGAATATAAAAATAAGTATTCCAGAAAAAAATCACTGGACGGATTTTAGTATTTGTGTTATTTTAGGAAATTTAATTGACAACGCTGTTCGAGAAGCATCTAAGTCAGAGGAAAAATTCCTGGAGATAAACGTTCAATCAAAAAAAGGGATTATATTGATATATATAGAGAACAGTTATACTGGGGAGATTGTGGAACAAGAAAATAAGTTTAAGACCTCACAAAAGATGATTGCGGTTCATGGTATTGGACTTGAGAATGTAAAAAAAATGGTGGAAGCAAACGGGGGAGAAATTAGTATAAATTATGAAAATAACAGGTTTAAAGTGGAAGTACTTTTGTATTTATCAAATATAAAATAA